A region of Sulfitobacter faviae DNA encodes the following proteins:
- a CDS encoding L,D-transpeptidase family protein, which produces MKRRTMILGGTAMVALGACSSSKFKRYNGPEVTYVVVNKSQRRMMLLHHNRVLEDYRIKLGFAPVGHKAFEGDGRTPEGLYRIDRRNPNSRFHLSVGIDYPNARDIENARAMGKSPGGDIFIHGQKDPRKKEKHDWTWGCIAVTNKEIEDVYAMVRDGTPILITP; this is translated from the coding sequence ATGAAACGCAGGACGATGATACTTGGCGGCACCGCTATGGTGGCGCTTGGCGCGTGCAGTAGCAGTAAGTTCAAGCGCTACAACGGTCCTGAAGTGACCTATGTGGTTGTGAACAAAAGCCAACGCCGCATGATGCTGTTGCACCATAACCGCGTGCTCGAAGATTACCGGATTAAACTGGGCTTCGCTCCGGTGGGTCACAAAGCCTTTGAGGGGGATGGCCGAACGCCCGAAGGGCTGTACCGAATCGACCGTCGCAACCCGAACAGCCGTTTCCACCTTTCCGTCGGGATCGATTACCCGAACGCGCGCGATATCGAAAACGCCCGCGCCATGGGCAAAAGCCCGGGCGGCGATATCTTTATCCACGGGCAGAAAGACCCGCGGAAGAAGGAAAAGCACGATTGGACTTGGGGCTGTATCGCGGTCACCAACAAGGAAATCGAGGATGTTTACGCGATGGTGCGGGACGGCACGCCGATCCTGATCACACCCTAA
- a CDS encoding CAP domain-containing protein, with amino-acid sequence MIRILSILLALTVALSACTPSSTTGGKAGGTYRISRSDAGTIQFRMLDSVNALRSSAGVTPLALDAKLNAAAATHSRDMAVQNRPWHFGSDGSSPIDRIQRVGYTGGLVGEVISETYETELETLAAWMEQPDTRRILMAPNGRQMGFAWHQENGGKIWWTMVVGN; translated from the coding sequence ATGATCCGTATCCTGTCCATTCTACTGGCGCTGACGGTTGCGCTATCTGCCTGTACCCCGTCCAGCACGACCGGCGGCAAAGCTGGCGGCACCTACCGCATCAGCCGCTCCGACGCGGGTACGATCCAATTCCGCATGCTCGACTCCGTCAATGCGCTGCGCAGCTCTGCCGGGGTGACGCCGCTGGCGCTGGATGCCAAGCTGAACGCCGCTGCCGCCACCCATTCGCGCGATATGGCGGTGCAAAACCGCCCCTGGCATTTCGGCTCTGACGGGTCCTCGCCGATCGATCGCATCCAGCGCGTGGGCTATACCGGCGGTCTGGTCGGCGAGGTGATCTCGGAAACCTATGAGACCGAGCTTGAGACCCTCGCCGCATGGATGGAGCAACCCGACACGCGCCGCATCTTGATGGCCCCAAATGGCCGCCAGATGGGTTTCGCATGGCATCAGGAAAACGGTGGCAAGATCTGGTGGACGATGGTCGTCGGCAACTGA
- a CDS encoding L,D-transpeptidase codes for MSAPRFSIKSRRGFLAGSAAMLATPALAQSTSSFNSTATTETERDLTEAVKRNVSSFRMLDWRPYFSNTRNGAVLVDIDSRAVHYWSEDQSVYKLYPSSVPLTEDLTRRGRTRVIKKVEGPSWRPTPSMLKRNPEWPPYVGPGPDNPLGTHALYLSWTYYRIHGTHDTRKIGRKSSNGCIGLYNEHIAELFALTKVGTQVLLI; via the coding sequence ATGTCCGCTCCCCGTTTTTCGATCAAGAGCCGCCGTGGCTTCCTTGCTGGCAGCGCCGCGATGCTCGCCACACCCGCGCTGGCGCAAAGCACCTCTTCCTTCAACTCCACCGCCACGACCGAGACGGAGCGTGACCTGACCGAAGCGGTCAAGCGCAATGTCTCAAGTTTCCGGATGCTGGATTGGCGCCCCTATTTCAGCAACACGCGCAATGGCGCGGTGCTGGTCGATATCGACAGCCGGGCGGTGCACTACTGGTCTGAGGATCAGAGCGTTTACAAACTCTACCCCTCTTCGGTGCCGCTGACCGAAGACCTCACACGCCGTGGCCGGACCCGTGTCATCAAAAAGGTCGAGGGGCCAAGCTGGCGCCCGACGCCGTCGATGCTCAAGCGCAATCCCGAATGGCCGCCCTATGTCGGCCCCGGCCCGGACAACCCTCTGGGCACCCATGCGCTGTACCTCAGCTGGACCTATTATCGTATCCACGGAACCCACGACACAAGAAAAATTGGACGTAAGTCTTCCAATGGTTGCATCGGGCTCTATAACGAACATATCGCCGAACTTTTTGCCCTGACGAAGGTCGGCACGCAGGTGTTGCTTATTTGA
- the hemH gene encoding ferrochelatase has translation MQAAQPQSAQADATRPEHGPGDHPKVPRPKVGVLLANLGTPDGYDYWSMRRYLSEFLSDRRVIDYSPWKWQPLLQTVILTKRPFASGAAYKSIWNEAENESPLATITKSQTAKIKAALEARYGADVMVDYAMRYGNPSTRSKVEAMVAAGCQKILFFPLYPQYAGATTATANDAFFAALAKEKWQPASRTVAPYFDRPDYIEALAQSVERAYAAKDKKPDLLVCSYHGLPQRYLMEGDPYHCQCQKTTRLLKERLGWQDSEIITTFQSQFGPEEWLQPYTVEEVARQAKAGKKSIAVCAPAFSADCIETLEEINEEIKESFEEAGGEDFTYIPCLNDDAAHIETLTTIITENLGGWLD, from the coding sequence ATGCAGGCAGCCCAGCCCCAATCCGCCCAAGCCGACGCCACCCGGCCCGAACACGGCCCCGGCGATCACCCGAAAGTCCCGCGTCCCAAGGTTGGTGTTCTGCTCGCCAACCTTGGCACGCCGGATGGCTATGACTATTGGTCAATGCGCCGTTACCTAAGTGAGTTCCTCTCAGACCGCCGTGTGATCGACTATAGCCCGTGGAAATGGCAACCGCTGTTGCAGACGGTGATCCTCACCAAACGCCCCTTTGCCAGCGGCGCGGCCTATAAATCCATCTGGAACGAGGCCGAGAACGAAAGCCCGCTGGCGACGATCACCAAATCGCAAACCGCCAAGATCAAAGCGGCGCTTGAGGCGCGCTACGGGGCCGATGTGATGGTCGACTACGCCATGCGCTATGGCAACCCATCGACCCGCTCCAAAGTCGAGGCAATGGTCGCCGCTGGATGCCAGAAGATCTTGTTTTTCCCGCTTTATCCGCAATATGCCGGGGCGACCACGGCAACGGCAAATGACGCTTTCTTTGCCGCTTTGGCGAAGGAAAAATGGCAACCCGCTTCGCGCACCGTGGCCCCCTATTTCGACCGGCCTGACTATATCGAAGCGCTGGCCCAATCGGTCGAGCGGGCCTATGCCGCGAAGGACAAGAAGCCCGATCTGCTGGTCTGCTCCTACCACGGCCTGCCGCAGCGCTATTTGATGGAGGGCGACCCCTACCACTGCCAATGTCAGAAAACGACGCGCCTGCTGAAAGAGCGTTTAGGCTGGCAGGACAGTGAGATCATCACGACCTTCCAGTCGCAGTTCGGCCCCGAGGAATGGCTGCAACCCTATACCGTCGAAGAGGTCGCGCGTCAGGCCAAGGCGGGCAAGAAAAGCATCGCTGTCTGCGCGCCTGCCTTCTCGGCCGATTGCATCGAAACGCTGGAAGAGATCAACGAAGAGATCAAGGAAAGCTTTGAAGAGGCAGGCGGCGAGGATTTCACCTATATTCCCTGCCTGAACGACGATGCGGCGCATATCGAAACGCTGACCACGATCATCACCGAGAACTTGGGCGGCTGGCTGGACTAA
- a CDS encoding ComF family protein yields MSGLRGLVDADFGLCGTCWRDTAFIGGTVCDACGVPLPGGGDVGSPHCDACLATPRPWAQGRTALIYRDMGRRLVLALKHGDRQEIARPAARWMAQAAQGMLPQEALIAPVPLHWLRLLKRRYNQSALLAKALSAETGHRWCPDLLQRVRHTPSLEGLGRAARYRVLEQAIRVHPRRRHRIMRRPVILVDDVFTSGATLTACTQACLAAGSGPVFVLALARVAKET; encoded by the coding sequence TTGTCTGGGCTGCGGGGGCTTGTCGATGCGGATTTCGGCCTCTGCGGCACCTGCTGGCGCGACACGGCCTTCATCGGGGGAACGGTCTGCGATGCCTGCGGCGTGCCCCTGCCGGGCGGCGGGGATGTGGGTTCACCCCATTGTGATGCCTGTCTTGCCACGCCGCGGCCTTGGGCGCAGGGGCGCACGGCGCTCATCTACCGCGATATGGGGCGCAGGCTGGTTCTGGCGCTGAAACATGGCGACCGGCAAGAGATCGCCCGCCCCGCCGCGCGCTGGATGGCGCAAGCGGCACAAGGCATGTTGCCGCAAGAGGCGCTGATCGCGCCGGTGCCGCTGCATTGGCTGCGTTTGCTGAAACGGCGTTACAATCAATCGGCTCTGCTGGCCAAGGCGCTGTCAGCGGAAACCGGGCACCGCTGGTGTCCCGATCTGTTGCAGCGGGTCCGGCATACGCCCTCGTTGGAGGGTTTGGGCCGTGCAGCCCGGTATCGCGTGTTGGAACAGGCGATCCGCGTGCATCCTCGGCGGCGGCACCGTATCATGAGGCGACCGGTGATCTTGGTGGACGATGTCTTTACCTCCGGCGCCACATTGACCGCCTGCACGCAGGCCTGTCTGGCCGCCGGGTCCGGCCCCGTTTTCGTGCTGGCACTGGCGCGCGTGGCCAAAGAGACCTAG
- the grxC gene encoding glutaredoxin 3, whose protein sequence is MQPVEIYTSPLCGFCHSAKRLLTQKGAAFDEVDVLSEPERKKEMIQRAGGARTVPQIFIGDVHVGGCDELYALDRAGKLDALLSDR, encoded by the coding sequence ATGCAACCTGTCGAAATCTACACGTCGCCGCTCTGCGGTTTTTGCCATTCCGCCAAACGCCTGCTGACCCAAAAGGGCGCAGCCTTTGACGAAGTCGATGTGCTGTCGGAGCCAGAGCGCAAAAAAGAGATGATCCAGCGCGCTGGCGGTGCCCGCACCGTGCCACAGATTTTCATCGGCGATGTGCATGTCGGTGGATGCGATGAGCTTTATGCGCTGGACCGTGCCGGCAAGCTGGACGCATTGCTGAGCGACAGATGA